One Citricoccus sp. K5 DNA window includes the following coding sequences:
- a CDS encoding esterase-like activity of phytase family protein — protein MSTHRRLSGAVALGLSAVLTGAFAAPAFAAPAAPAVPAVPDGEAAEGQSFHRLATLPAFENQLAADPQADPSAPTVAEISTVTADGNTVIHTDAEAGGIGFVDITDPENPRAAGFKATDGSPTSVYATEAFIIVVADTSEDFTHPSGKVEFWDPETLELIHGVELKGQPDSIDVSPDGTTAMIAMENQRDEDREDVDGGLPQLPAGELAVIDLAAQDITALTAETIRYTDLTGLAGLDTPEDPEPEYIKFSPDGTKAALTLQENNGVVILDAATGEVIDHFSAGAVSVDGIDASEDGNLSLDGSITDTVREPDAIGWIGNDHVATANEGDWKGGSRGWTVFNADPESEDFGSVVWDAGNSFENLAHRYGQFPEHRSENKGAEPEGLTVETYGDTTYAFVGSERGNFVAVYNVDDPSDPVFTQLMPSTNGPEGLLAIPERNLMVVSSEEDDAEVGVRATVQVFELGDGPAAVPTLKSADATGPAGSAGQPITWSALGALSAVPGENDQLYAAPDDFLSPSRIYTVDTTTADDGGPATITSELALEHGYDIEGLWADADGTFWLAVEGTALTDGEVGSEGNQLIHVDAEGQELASVDLPAEVAAGLKGQGLEGVTGVGSGEDAVLYTAVQREAAGEDFARIGKFTPAADGGAGAWEWFGYELESTDVEGDWIGLSEITAVDEDTLAVIERDKLNGPDAALKKVFTADVPEAGAATGAGGGKAAEEVPVLEKTGAVDVLPQLQDLNGWTQEKLEGLTIAGNGNVYAVTDNDGVEDATGETVFLNLGPAADVFGDSGEPVADFSDNQPGSVYYAPVRWMQAAGVTTGYTDGTYRKAAEITRGESVAFLQRYLAPDYTTDPADQDTPVFPDVPAGAPHFTPIAWAADDSDGTPVSEGYTDGAFRPGQDVTRAEFVTFLYRAVDPEGFTAPEVSVFPDVPASGSYYEAISWAAAEGLVNGYRDGEYRPYEPISRGEVAKVMHQHGLAQEG, from the coding sequence ATGAGTACTCACCGTCGCTTGTCCGGTGCCGTGGCACTCGGCCTCTCTGCCGTGCTGACCGGCGCCTTCGCCGCTCCGGCCTTCGCCGCACCCGCAGCGCCTGCAGTGCCCGCAGTGCCCGACGGCGAGGCCGCTGAGGGCCAGTCCTTCCACCGTTTGGCCACCCTGCCGGCCTTCGAGAACCAGCTGGCCGCGGACCCCCAGGCGGACCCGTCCGCCCCCACGGTCGCCGAGATCTCCACCGTCACCGCGGACGGCAACACCGTGATCCACACCGACGCCGAGGCCGGGGGCATCGGCTTCGTGGACATCACGGACCCGGAGAACCCGCGGGCGGCCGGGTTCAAGGCCACGGACGGATCCCCGACCTCCGTGTACGCCACCGAGGCCTTCATCATCGTGGTCGCGGACACCTCCGAGGACTTCACCCACCCGAGTGGCAAGGTCGAGTTCTGGGACCCGGAGACCCTCGAACTGATCCACGGCGTGGAGCTGAAGGGCCAGCCCGATTCGATCGACGTCTCGCCCGACGGCACCACCGCGATGATCGCCATGGAGAACCAGCGCGATGAGGACCGGGAGGACGTGGACGGCGGGCTGCCGCAGCTGCCCGCCGGCGAGCTGGCCGTGATCGACCTGGCCGCCCAGGACATCACCGCGCTGACCGCCGAGACGATCCGGTACACGGACCTGACCGGATTGGCCGGCCTGGACACCCCCGAGGACCCGGAGCCGGAGTACATCAAATTCTCCCCGGACGGCACCAAGGCCGCCCTGACCCTGCAGGAGAACAACGGCGTCGTCATCCTGGATGCGGCCACGGGCGAGGTCATCGACCACTTCAGCGCCGGTGCCGTCTCCGTGGACGGCATCGACGCCTCCGAGGACGGCAACCTGTCCTTGGACGGCTCGATCACGGACACCGTGCGGGAGCCGGACGCCATCGGCTGGATCGGCAACGACCACGTGGCCACCGCCAACGAGGGTGACTGGAAGGGCGGCAGCCGCGGCTGGACCGTCTTCAACGCCGATCCGGAGTCGGAGGACTTCGGCAGCGTGGTCTGGGATGCCGGCAACTCCTTCGAGAACCTCGCCCACCGCTACGGCCAGTTCCCCGAACACCGCTCCGAGAACAAGGGCGCCGAGCCCGAAGGCCTGACCGTGGAGACCTACGGCGACACCACCTACGCCTTCGTCGGCTCCGAACGCGGCAACTTCGTGGCCGTGTACAACGTCGACGATCCGTCCGACCCGGTCTTCACCCAGCTGATGCCGTCCACCAACGGCCCCGAGGGCCTGCTGGCCATCCCGGAGCGCAACCTCATGGTGGTCTCCTCCGAGGAGGACGACGCCGAGGTGGGCGTCCGCGCCACCGTCCAGGTCTTCGAACTGGGGGACGGGCCCGCGGCGGTACCGACCCTGAAGTCCGCGGACGCGACCGGGCCGGCAGGGTCGGCCGGCCAGCCCATCACCTGGTCCGCCTTGGGCGCCCTGTCCGCCGTGCCGGGCGAGAATGACCAGCTCTATGCGGCACCGGACGACTTCCTGTCTCCGTCCCGGATCTACACGGTGGACACCACCACCGCTGACGACGGCGGCCCGGCCACCATCACCTCCGAGCTTGCCCTGGAGCACGGGTACGACATTGAAGGCCTGTGGGCCGATGCGGACGGCACGTTCTGGCTGGCCGTCGAGGGCACCGCGCTCACCGACGGTGAGGTCGGATCCGAGGGCAACCAGCTGATCCACGTGGACGCCGAGGGACAGGAACTCGCCTCGGTCGACCTGCCCGCCGAGGTGGCTGCGGGCCTGAAGGGTCAAGGCCTCGAGGGCGTCACCGGCGTCGGCTCCGGTGAGGACGCGGTGCTCTACACCGCCGTCCAGCGCGAGGCCGCCGGCGAGGACTTCGCCCGCATCGGCAAGTTCACCCCGGCCGCCGACGGCGGCGCAGGCGCGTGGGAGTGGTTCGGCTACGAGCTCGAGTCCACGGACGTGGAGGGTGACTGGATCGGCCTGAGCGAGATCACCGCGGTGGACGAGGACACCCTCGCCGTCATCGAGCGGGACAAGCTCAACGGCCCGGACGCGGCCCTGAAGAAGGTGTTCACGGCGGACGTGCCGGAGGCCGGCGCCGCCACCGGTGCCGGTGGCGGCAAGGCAGCCGAGGAGGTTCCGGTGCTCGAGAAGACCGGAGCCGTCGACGTGCTGCCCCAGCTGCAGGACCTCAACGGCTGGACCCAGGAGAAGCTGGAGGGGCTGACGATCGCCGGCAACGGGAATGTCTACGCCGTCACGGACAACGACGGGGTGGAAGACGCCACCGGTGAGACCGTCTTCCTGAACCTCGGCCCGGCCGCGGACGTCTTCGGCGACTCCGGTGAGCCGGTGGCGGACTTCTCGGACAATCAGCCCGGTTCGGTGTACTACGCACCGGTGCGGTGGATGCAGGCCGCTGGGGTGACCACCGGTTACACCGATGGCACCTACCGCAAGGCGGCCGAGATCACCCGTGGCGAGTCCGTGGCCTTCCTGCAGCGCTACCTGGCCCCGGACTACACCACCGACCCGGCTGACCAGGACACCCCGGTGTTCCCGGACGTGCCGGCCGGGGCCCCGCACTTCACCCCGATCGCCTGGGCCGCCGACGATTCCGACGGCACCCCGGTCTCCGAGGGCTACACGGACGGTGCCTTCCGGCCCGGCCAGGACGTGACCCGGGCGGAGTTCGTGACCTTCCTCTACCGGGCTGTGGATCCTGAGGGCTTCACCGCTCCCGAGGTCTCGGTGTTCCCGGACGTGCCGGCTTCCGGCTCGTACTACGAGGCGATCTCCTGGGCCGCCGCCGAAGGGCTGGTCAACGGCTACCGGGACGGCGAGTACCGCCCGTACGAGCCGATCAGCCGCGGCGAGGTCGCCAAGGTCATGCACCAGCACGGCCTCGCGCAGGAGGGCTGA
- a CDS encoding MaoC family dehydratase, which yields MDKGDSIGTTTVTLSRADLVRYAGASGDFNPIHWSESTARSVDLPGVIAHGMLTMGAAVQLVTDWCGDPGAILDYQTRFSAMVPVDETEGATLTVSGKVGKIDDDAGTVRIDLSVTDAGHGDAKVLTKAQAVVRVSEGTAA from the coding sequence ATGGACAAAGGCGATTCCATCGGCACCACCACCGTCACGCTCTCCCGTGCGGACCTGGTCCGGTATGCGGGGGCCTCGGGCGACTTCAACCCGATCCACTGGTCCGAGTCCACGGCCCGTTCGGTGGACCTGCCGGGCGTGATCGCCCACGGCATGCTGACCATGGGCGCCGCCGTCCAGCTCGTCACCGACTGGTGCGGGGACCCCGGCGCCATCCTCGACTACCAGACCCGCTTCTCCGCCATGGTCCCCGTCGATGAGACCGAGGGCGCCACCCTGACCGTCTCCGGCAAGGTCGGCAAGATCGATGACGACGCCGGCACGGTCCGGATCGATCTCAGCGTCACCGATGCCGGGCACGGGGACGCCAAAGTCCTGACCAAGGCGCAGGCCGTCGTCCGGGTCTCGGAGGGGACTGCCGCGTGA
- a CDS encoding MaoC family dehydratase N-terminal domain-containing protein, producing MGVNPDLQGRTYPPTEPYVVGREKIREFAAAVQATHPAHTDLAAARGLGYSDLVAPPTFLVTLAQRAEAAVVADPDAGIDFSRVVHADERFTHRRPAVAGDELIGATTVESVKSLGGHTMVTTATEITTTSGEAVSTVRSTLLVRGEE from the coding sequence GTGGGCGTGAACCCGGACCTGCAGGGGCGGACCTATCCGCCCACCGAGCCCTACGTCGTCGGGCGGGAGAAGATCCGCGAGTTCGCCGCGGCCGTCCAGGCCACGCATCCCGCGCACACGGACCTCGCCGCCGCCCGGGGTCTCGGTTACTCCGACCTGGTGGCCCCGCCCACCTTCCTGGTGACGCTCGCGCAGCGGGCCGAGGCCGCCGTCGTGGCCGATCCGGACGCCGGCATCGACTTCTCGAGGGTGGTCCACGCGGACGAGCGCTTCACCCACCGGCGCCCGGCCGTGGCCGGCGACGAGCTCATCGGGGCCACCACGGTCGAATCGGTCAAGTCGCTCGGCGGCCACACCATGGTCACCACGGCCACCGAGATCACCACCACCAGCGGTGAGGCCGTCTCCACCGTGCGGTCCACCCTGCTGGTCCGCGGAGAGGAATGA